In Myxococcus virescens, a single window of DNA contains:
- a CDS encoding PilZ domain-containing protein has protein sequence MFERPHERRSHLRFDKVFTVYLTTQDGMLRGVGRNISARGMFVEVRDQVGLGEKLKVTFAGEDGTEMTCLCEVRYQVALAFGRKDGREGSSRGVGLRIVAYETQDDAPLLLVDRERVMH, from the coding sequence ATGTTTGAGCGTCCTCACGAGCGCCGTTCCCACCTCCGTTTCGACAAGGTCTTCACCGTCTACCTCACCACCCAGGATGGGATGCTTCGGGGGGTGGGCCGCAACATCAGCGCGCGGGGCATGTTCGTGGAGGTCCGGGACCAGGTGGGCCTGGGCGAGAAGCTGAAGGTGACGTTCGCCGGCGAGGACGGGACGGAGATGACGTGCCTGTGCGAGGTCCGCTACCAGGTGGCCCTGGCCTTCGGGCGCAAGGACGGGCGCGAGGGCAGCAGCCGCGGCGTGGGGCTGCGCATCGTGGCCTATGAGACGCAGGACGACGCGCCCCTCCTGCTGGTGGACCGCGAGCGGGTGATGCACTGA
- a CDS encoding DUF6066 family protein — protein MNRILLAAALFLAPALALADADPRFAKLRDEAEPLGGLGTFLEKFVGACDGPFVDSQCKANAEAFRKKYQGKRLYMIVTEDDATMLTPGPYSLGTGEYSINITPFFPGGSSALTHGAPKKTDGNGNPILPYLTVTGDMPAGWNLQMFNRLFSTRSVRAQIVFTPQSVWTLPKKGGGKSHGVTARIEAIFITEGRSGQAMGLWLHGKDAKKR, from the coding sequence GTGAATCGCATCCTCCTCGCCGCCGCCCTCTTCCTCGCGCCCGCGCTCGCCCTGGCAGACGCGGACCCTCGCTTCGCCAAGCTGCGAGACGAAGCCGAGCCGCTGGGCGGGCTGGGGACCTTCCTGGAAAAGTTCGTGGGCGCGTGCGACGGCCCCTTCGTGGACTCGCAGTGCAAGGCCAACGCGGAGGCGTTCCGGAAGAAGTACCAGGGCAAGCGGCTGTACATGATCGTCACCGAGGACGACGCCACCATGCTCACCCCGGGGCCCTATTCGCTGGGCACGGGCGAGTACAGCATCAACATCACCCCGTTCTTCCCCGGCGGCAGCTCGGCGCTCACGCACGGGGCGCCCAAGAAGACGGACGGCAACGGAAACCCCATCCTCCCCTACCTCACCGTCACCGGTGACATGCCGGCGGGGTGGAACCTGCAGATGTTCAACCGCCTCTTCTCCACGCGCTCGGTGCGGGCACAGATTGTCTTCACCCCGCAGAGCGTGTGGACCCTGCCCAAGAAGGGCGGCGGGAAGAGCCACGGCGTGACGGCGCGCATCGAAGCCATCTTCATCACCGAGGGTCGCAGCGGCCAGGCCATGGGCCTGTGGCTCCACGGCAAGGACGCCAAGAAGCGCTAG